In Oryza sativa Japonica Group chromosome 1, ASM3414082v1, the genomic stretch TGGTGCAAAAATCTCAAGATAGACGCATGACGGCCTGGCCCAGCAATTAACGactaagggcatccacaatggttatctataggttctctataagagatccatgtcagcatattttcctacttagaagagattaaatgaagagagagagcaaagctatttactaacctggagatagtctatagagaaaaacgaggcaatggattagagagctatagatacccatgtagacataccattgaagtggtttactattaatctagtctattgctgagatgtacatgttttatagatagcaccttactttaccattgcgggtgctctaagagCAAATTTAAGAggatagccaactactaacttcAAATCATCTCtaaccaatgtaatagccaattcatataatagttgtttactatactattaatacttggtccTACTTGTCATACACAAATTACGTTTTAGAGTCCgcactgcagctggctatagaaaTCTATAGCCCGTTGTTTTTCTCTcacttcctttttctctttaaaatatatttatagctggcttatagccctgctattatacctgctctaaggTTGCGCTGGACCTGTTGTTGGTCGTACCACGGCCGGTGTCGCGACCTGCCACCAGACGACGGCCACACGCCTGGAACATCCAATCAGCGACCATGATCATGATGATGTCGCAGCAGCAACCACCGGAGCTcacctcatctcatctcatgtgCGTGGCTGTTCATCCGGACAATGCAAGCGCCGTTGATTATGGCGATGCCTGCATTTTCTCtgacccaacccaacccaaccgtCGTCTCACCCGTTGATTATATATGAAGATATCTGTTCCAACTTCCAAACCGTTCAGCTCATTAGGATATGTCCTCTTATAAATGGGGACACATCAGGACATAAATGGGAACATATTAGGATATGTCCTGTTactattcacctgaaatttgtttttttttactcctaaacgaagttgagtttgaacttgagatttagtgaaaatgtatttcatatctacacatatctctaatatttttttcatgaatttataaaacttttaggtatgattttcacgagtttttAACACTTAGCTCATTTTCACCTGATATGTCCCCTCTATAATGGTTGGAGTAATCAAATTGGAATGGCATTTAGTTTTAGTTATAGTTAGGTGCAGGTGCAATCTGATGTGGCCCAGCAACAGACACACAGGTGGCGAGGATGTACACAGACAAGCAAATGAGCAAAGCAACCTGTATAAAATCTGTTTCGACCTCCAAATGGTTCTATCAAGGAGCCCATCAGGATATATAGAATAGTTGGGAGTAACATTGGCAATCTGGCATGGGGTGTAGTTGGTTAGTTAGGTGCAGGTGCAACCTGATGTGGCCCAGCAACAAGTCACAGGCGGCGAGGATACGAGCCAAAATGAGCAAAGCTAGTCTAGTAATGTTCAGCAATACGTTGCATTTCACTACAATCGTCAGCAAAAACTTGCAAGGGATTGGAGACAGCAGCACTATGCTCAAGTGAGGCCTGCATCCAAGAGTCACAGCCCACAACTATATCCATCCACTCCTCAAGAAATCCCTAGCGACAGAAAGGATTAGAATGTAACCTCAATTATGCAGTGTACATTCCAAGTTTCATCAACTGTTGCAAGACACCAGTGCAGATCTTTAACtaacagaaaaaacaaaacatatgaAGGACTGTAATCTTGACTATACCTAGCAAGGTTGGATTGACATTTCAATCCTCCCTGACCTAAGCACATAAAGATAAAGATCATAGCAGATTCTTCTGGGCAAGCAGAACCCCCACTGCTGTACATACCACAACGGAGAAAAGACCATCCCGAGACCTCAACCGCTCCTTCCATGTCAGGGGTTCAGAGACGTTCCTCAACACTTCCTGAAACTTTTCTTTGGTTTCATCCAGCGTGCCAGAATTGTCGATCACAATGTCTGCTTGTGACTTCTTCCAGTCCAACGCAAGCTGCGCATTGATCCTATTCCGAGCTTGTTCTTCAGAGCACCCATCTCTTGACATTAGCCTCTCAATCTGGGTTGCTTCATTCACCCACACAACAATAACAGGGTGCGTCCATTGGTCCATCTTTGTCTCAAACAACAGAGGAATGTCGAGGACGATAACCTTGCATCCTTTTATCCACAGTTTTAGTATCTCCCAAAATATCCCAGATGAAATATGTGGAGCCAGGAGACTGAAAGTAATCAGTAAGATTAGAAAACTAGCTCTAAATAACTATCTATCAGCAAACGATGAATGAATGCAATCTAAATCTAAATACAAAAGGAAGTACCAGGTATGAGTGTGTGATCCAACCAACAGAAAATAATGAAGGATAACCAGTAATGGACTCAAATAATATGTGTTCACTAACACTAAAGAAAgataaataatacaaatgaaAGTAAGAAATAGCCCAATGAATTAGCCAAAAGTCAAGTTCATAAATATAGTAGATTCATTAGAACCGAAAATCATATGAAAGTGAAATATTTCAGTTGACGAGATGTACCGGTTTAGAACTTGGCGTTTTTCCGGGTCAGAAAAGACAATCTGTCCTAAGCGAGCTCGGTCAATTTCTCCATTTTCTAACAGAACATCATTTCCAAAAGCTTCTACAATCTTCTTCCAACCTCCAGTGCCTTTCTGTACCACATTCTGCAAATGTATAACTCCCAATCAGTACAAAATCTTGCAATGAACATTGCGACCATATGCTAGTATGCAACTTGATCAGGGTTTAGTATTGAGAACTAATACACATGCAGCTGCAAGTGGAGTGTAACTCATGCTAAAATATCAAAGATAGTCTATGTAACAGTTCCAACTAAAAAATCAAAGATAGTCTAATTCTGTTTGCCCCAGAATCATGAGTAAATTGATACTGCCCAAGGAAGCCAAAATTCCTATGGGTAAAGCCTATTGGAACAGCTTAGCTGTGTTTTCTGTAGAAAGGTCCTAATGTTGTTACTAAGTACGCAATAGCCCTCAAATTACTGTCAGTCTACGCTATATGTTTAAAGGACCTCCAGTTTTGAAAGTACAGACTACAGAGTAATAAAGTTTGAATATTTTGACCGGTTTAGTTACTCCAAGCCCCATCAACTTCAGTTAAGTTTAACATGCATGTGAGAATAGTATATAAAAAGGGTAAGATGCTAAGAAATAAGAGAACTCGTAGTCATGTCTGTACAGGCTTTACAGAAAACTGGCTGGCAAAATACATTGAGAATTAACTCCTGCTGGTACCTATTCTACCAGTTCCCTGTTAATTCCTAGGCAAAATTTGCCACAAGACAcgcaaaaaacgtgtaattggctGAGAGACACCACGAAAACGTGACACGGCTGATGGACACtacaaaaaatgtgtaattggcCGTAGGACACCGatcatattattttattatttccgggtCAAAAGAGGTGAGATATTTTCCCAAATGCTTGGATTGCcctttctctttccttctttaaACACCGGTGGGTCCCATGTGTCATGGACAGTGTATGtttaatctaatttttaataGGTTTTTATCCACCTGGTCCCACGCGTCATGGACTAATTTGTTCCTAATTAACAGGGTGCTTACTATTTGCTAATCATAAGTGGGGCCGACATCTCTCTCCTATCCTTCTTCTTTCTCACGCACGCGGCGGAGTGGAGGAACGGCGCGACGGCTCGAGCCAGGAcggctcggcgcgcggcggaaaaagcggcggcgctccgccTGGGTCTCACCGCCGGTGAGGGCGGGGCGCCGCGGCCACCAAACGCACGGCGCGCGCATCGGGGCGAAGGAACGGCACTGACTGCAGGTCTGAAGCAGCAGCCACGACGCGAAGAGGTAGTTCATGGCGACGTGGTGCTTGAACTCGGCGCGCACGACGGGGAACCGGAGGAGGCGCCGCGCTGCGTAGAGCACGCTCAGCGCCACCAGCTTGAGCAGCGCCAGCGACCAGAGAAGCACGAACGCTGCCGACGGCAGCGACCACACCACCGAGCCCAGCGCCTGCGCATCCGTCGACGAGTCGCTCAGCGTTCGCCACATCAGCTCTTCTGCCCCGACAGCGCAAGGACGCCGGAACATGGTGCTCTACCATGCGGCGCTGCCAACGCACATAGTGACCAAGGGGTCCACGTACGCAAGCACTATCATCACACTAAGCGAGCAGCAGGTGCCAGCGCTCCATTATCACGCTAAGCAAGCAACATGAATAAAGAAGAAAAccgtgaaaaaagaaaagggcaaAATTGACATTTCGCACAGCTTTTCTCTTCCCAGCTAGgtgtatatattattttattgctCATAGTGTCCACCAGcaaattacacattttttagaGTGTCTTTCAGCTGTTTCACGATCTTGCGATGCCCCTTAGCTAATTACATGTTTTCTaaatgtcctgtagcaaattttgcctaattCCTATTGGCAACCAGCCAAAAGCAGTATTGATTTGCTAGTGTGTACCAAAGCTTCATCGAATTAAATCAAGTAAAATGGGTTAAACCGTGATAAAAACAGGTTATCAACACTAGCAAGAAGAAAGCAACAAGCCAACAATTCAATCCTAAGGTGATATATTCCTTGAACCTTTACACAAAGTTGTCAAAAGAACAATTCATCCATGAAAAACATGCTACATTTTTTCATCATTCAGTAACTTGCTCATAGTCTTCCACTCATGAAATATACACACACAAACAGAAGAATTGtgagtttgatgtgatggagcTCTGGTTACTTACCCGAGCAACAATGTCGGCATCAACAACAGGAATGCCGCTAGCCTTGAACAGGTTGGAGATGGTGCTCTTTCCAGACGCAATCCCACCAGTCAATCCAACCAGCCTCATCCTTTTATTTCACTCCTACATTTTTTTGAAGTAAAGAATTATAAGGGCTGAAAATTTTGTATTATCCTTTAACAATAATTCAAACCATTAAACCAAACACAGAAAGTGATACTACTTCAAACATCTACAAAAAAAACCTTTACAACATTCATGTTACGCAAAAGTTTTAATTCCACCGCTATAGCGCCTAGAATATTTTTTAGGAAAAAGGAACTGATCGGTCGGTTTTCAAACACAATTACAGTACTGTTTCGCTAATACACAGCCCAATAATAATAgtgtttttttccaaataaaacTTTATCTCCTAATCGCAAACCACTTTGAATTGAAGAAAATCTGCACAAAATTAAAGATGTGGCCTAGacccaggggcggatccaacttgggacatgggggttcagttgaacccccaaacttttgggtgaacaaacaaactgttattACCTGAATTATTTAAGAGAGGTTTAAGGCTATCAAattaaggaggaggagaagatctagaagagaagctagtaGGGTTCACgaacgcaagcaaattccagTCCCGGtggggtgggagagagagagagagagagatgaatcagaaagaggacgcaccaggatcccctcccctccgctgcgatggagatcgccgcccggccctcccctgttcagccgcgactcgtcttggcggcggcgcaaggaggcaaggagcggaggagacaACGAGAGGTACTCGACTACTCTGCCCTTATCTCAATATTTTTACTTACCACTCCCTCCGTACTAAAAGTATAGATTTGCAAGGTTCACATCCAACGTTTAACCTtttatattatttgaaaatttgaaaacttttcaaAGACGGATGGTCTAAAGTTTAACACGGATTttcacggctgcacttatttggGACAAGGTAGTATTTTAAAACTAGCtagtgttatttttttatataactgGTGACCCATGTATCATCAATACTTACGAAAAAATTAAACGATTGTGTCGACAACAAATTCCTCATACCACCAGCAACCGCTAACTGCCACTCTACGCACCGCCATCACTGCTCTTTCTCCATGAACCACCATCGTTCCTCTCCTTTACCTTTACATGCGCAGCCTTAACCTCTAGTAACCGACAAGTCTTTTTCTCCTCCCCTATCGTGATGCGCACTATTGTTATCGTTGCCATTGAGGTCGGAGATGTCGGGCTTGCAGGGACTTTGGAAGGCAGGAGCTGACCCGACGAAGAGCGAAGGCGCTATATCCGGGCTCTTTCTTGCTAGATCTATCGGTTATCCAACTATCATATGGATaaagaaaatggagagagagaaagagagagagagttaatGTGCGAAGTGATTACTGAGTCACCGGACTTGGAGATGGATAGAATATGGTGGTCCAAATTAAAATGTAAAGTTAGCTATTGTGTAAATGAAAATGGTTAAAGGATACCAttatatgaaaacttttaagaatTTTTAAGAATACATAGTATGGATTGTAATTTACTtcctttgtcaaaaaaaaacgaATGTAGAACTGGTGTGGCACATTCTAGTACAGcaaatctgaacatatgtatgtttagattcgttttactaggatgtgtcacatccaatcctaggttagttttttatgggacgaagggagtatttttttttctctagcacAATTAAAGATAATTGTCCATTACCCAATAGTCTCGTGATATGCTAAGTATGATTACACCGCTGTACTTCTCTATAACTAATAATCATGATATGTTGATACATGACGATACAGACTTCTACTAACACAGGCTGATTAACTATGGTTAGATAGATTCCGCTAAAAGATGATAAAAATAATACCATCATTTTTGCTCAATAATAAAGCATTCGACTCTTTTCTCATTGTATTATACtgcctctgttttttaatagatcatgccgttgactttttctcacatgtttgactattcgtcatattcaaaaattttatgcgaatgtataagatataaatcacacttaaagtactatgagtgataaaacaactcataacaaaattaattataattatgtaaattttttgaataagacgagagatcaaacatgtgagaaaaagtcaacgacgtcatctattaaaaaacggaggtagtatatgatAACTACATTAGTACATATTTCTGTAATTCTTtcatattgttttttattttctacatatatgttaatttGGACTAATATATTTCTcataattaaatagataataCATCATTTTTCCATATTTCTCCTATAAAATAGAATAGGGCattttataatttaaaaattatattataagtgTATGTAATTTAATGTGTAAGATATGGACTTATAGTATAAGATTTAACTTTTTCTAAAAATGAATGCCGCATCATGGTAGATAGGTAGTTAACTGAACAACCATAAAAAATAGAGACAATCCACTGTGTGTCACTGATTTTGTCCCTGCTCTACAATATGTCATTGGGTTTGTCAAGTTCTAATATGGCATCGCATTTTGGTtaacttctataatataccatcgtCGTCTAGTTAGCCTCCATTAGCattatacaattttattatacaGATTGTAAAACTTAAAGAGTCTGAGATGGGCAACTTCTCTGCCTagtttataatatgatatttcgGAATTTTCGGCCAAATTTTGGAAAATTTTGTCCTAGGGATATTTCAATCATTAGGACAAAATTATACAGTACTAACGGAATCTAAATGGACGgcgatggtatattatagaatttAAGCAAAATACAATGACATGCTGTAGAACTTaacaaactcagtggcatatTATAGAACAAGGACAAAGTCAGCGGCACACAATGGATTCTCTCTAAAAATAATCTAGTtaaattgtttcttttttatccaaaacaaaacatcttTTACCTAAATACGTTCAGAGAACTTCGAAAGAAGTAAGAAAAAGAGGAGGTTAGTCACTAGCCCAAACACATGAGGGTGGTTGCTCACATCCATGGTATGGTATATACTCACATTAATCGATAATACactaatattattaaaattgttCTTTGTAGTGAATGGTGTGAAACTAAAAACTTTAACCTTTTATATTCTTCTGTTGttccatcttcttcttttttcttattcttatttatttttgataataaTATTGCTACAGACAGCACTATTACTTGCACATGAATACTAAGCAGCTAGCTCATGTGTGTATGCTCCGTAATATATATTACCTATGTTTTTACATGAGGAATAATAACTATTATCTTTGTTAATGATATTGTATTTATAAAAGGTATctgactagtttttttttaagagaaagaTATTTTTGCTAAATATAATCTAGAATGCTATAAAGGTTAATAATATTAAACGATATagtcatataattttttttggataaacTAGTGATCAACACTTGTTATGAATCCAATGATCATAATGCactatatatattgttcaaGTGAGTTGTGACATTCACTATTTACTAATTACATGCCTATGCATTACAATGAGATctacatataaaaataagatttagTTTATTTCTAGTCTTGTTTTTATGAtgtattggattttttttacgtTTCTTtagaaataatattgtataaaaattaaataatttattgttttataaatgtcacaccctaaaaatcttaaatatataaatttttgtttaattggaattattagaatttgattttaaaagcctagaagagaagatctaattttaaataataaattccaatataaaagtgggccaaataaaattttattaaatacttctcttgattctatagttcctagatttttctgggatttatttgagccaaggaagtatttttaataaatggaattgcatttcatgaataattcaaattgaaaaagttttaaaaatctctcttttggctttgggcccaaaaccctctctctctcctccccggcccaagtTGGCCCGCAGCCGAGCGCCGCTCTTGCGCGTGCGCGCGTccgccgctgacaggtggggcccacctgtcggacccgtcgtcctcctcgcgcccgaaccctagccgagccgcgccgctgccgcccttccaattcggccgcgcctttccttctccggtgaaatcaatagaggggaaatgatcgccttgatctcctctatcttttctcttttggaatcatcgacTAATTCGCTTTGGAAATCATCGGATTCGagctcgaatcggattcgtttctttccttccaaccctaatctttccttctcgtcgccggccgccgtgggcctttgccgccgcccccTAGCCGCTAgaaaaggacccccaagccctccgctacccgccgccacccccgcctTCGTCTCCCGCCGCTGgtagagccctagcgccgtgcagcctagcgccgccgtcgccgccattcgTTCAGCCGTGCGTCgtcgccgctccggtcgtcgttgtcgctcgggaaggccaccgtcgtgatcgccaagccgtcgccgacctcgtccacccctccgtcgtcgccttaggtcgccggagcaccgccgtcgtcgtcaagccgaaggtctccgccgcttcttcctcgccgccgtcgccgtccgttgatcttccgccgctgcT encodes the following:
- the LOC4326028 gene encoding dephospho-CoA kinase, producing MRLVGLTGGIASGKSTISNLFKASGIPVVDADIVARNVVQKGTGGWKKIVEAFGNDVLLENGEIDRARLGQIVFSDPEKRQVLNRLLAPHISSGIFWEILKLWIKGCKVIVLDIPLLFETKMDQWTHPVIVVWVNEATQIERLMSRDGCSEEQARNRINAQLALDWKKSQADIVIDNSGTLDETKEKFQEVLRNVSEPLTWKERLRSRDGLFSVVVCTAVGVLLAQKNLL